A genomic stretch from Prochlorococcus marinus str. MIT 9312 includes:
- a CDS encoding D-sedoheptulose-7-phosphate isomerase, with product MKTYVFDIDGTICTNTYGEYKKAEPFLENILKVNSLYENGNYIKYFTARGSGTGIDWHDLTKKQLDTWGAKYHELILGKPEGDFYIDDKGKNALTYNWANTSIPLNDKNYGNVIKQEIIKSINTLENFLENHSSISSIEKVSKLCQECLKKGGKIIFAGNGGSFADAQHLSAEFISKLLTDRNPLPAIALGTNSSSTTAIGNDYGFENIFSRELDALGNSNDLFLAFSTSGNSQNIINALKKCEENSINYFIFTGKDGGLCSELFSNIIKVPSDNTAIIQQLHITLGHIICKLAEQNFLNHE from the coding sequence ATGAAAACTTACGTTTTTGATATTGATGGAACTATTTGTACAAATACATATGGTGAATATAAAAAAGCTGAACCTTTTTTGGAAAATATTTTAAAAGTAAACTCTTTATATGAAAATGGTAATTATATTAAATATTTCACAGCAAGAGGTTCTGGCACAGGTATAGATTGGCATGATCTTACAAAAAAACAACTTGATACATGGGGAGCAAAATATCACGAATTAATCTTAGGGAAACCAGAAGGGGACTTTTACATAGATGATAAAGGTAAAAATGCCCTTACATACAATTGGGCGAACACAAGTATCCCATTAAATGATAAGAACTATGGAAATGTTATAAAACAAGAAATCATCAAAAGTATTAATACACTAGAAAATTTTTTAGAAAATCATTCTTCTATCAGTTCTATAGAAAAAGTCTCTAAATTATGTCAAGAGTGTCTTAAAAAAGGAGGTAAAATTATTTTTGCAGGTAATGGAGGTAGTTTCGCAGATGCTCAGCATTTAAGTGCAGAATTTATTTCTAAATTATTAACAGATAGAAATCCACTGCCTGCAATAGCATTAGGTACCAATTCAAGTTCTACTACAGCTATTGGCAACGATTACGGGTTTGAAAATATTTTTTCCCGGGAATTAGATGCTCTTGGAAATTCTAATGATTTATTTTTAGCTTTTTCAACAAGTGGAAATAGTCAAAATATTATTAATGCGTTAAAAAAATGTGAAGAAAATTCTATTAATTACTTTATCTTTACTGGCAAAGATGGTGGATTATGTTCTGAATTATTTTCTAATATTATAAAGGTCCCTTCTGATAATACAGCTATTATTCAACAACTACATATTACTCTTGGTCATATAATTTGCAAATTAGCAGAACAAAATTTTTTGAATCATGAATAA
- a CDS encoding sugar phosphate isomerase/epimerase family protein, whose translation MNNNFGVMQGRLLPKFKDQYQSHPLGYWQKEYDIASKLFLKNIEFIFDLYLYNENPIYSNLEEVINIQKKTGIKTSSICADFFMNAPIQSANREEKIIFQKILSRLIINLSKLGGSDIVIPFVDNSKLKTKIDREKVIEFLNSFEEICSDNNINLSLETDLEPENFRDFIDKFDNDFITINYDSGNSASLGYSIFEELNILGNKITNIHIKDRLLNGFSVELGKGNANLKFLKKFIIENNYNGVITFQAYRDTEGISIFKKQYQYFLDLKI comes from the coding sequence ATGAATAATAATTTTGGAGTGATGCAAGGAAGATTACTTCCCAAGTTCAAAGATCAATATCAATCACATCCTTTAGGATATTGGCAAAAAGAATACGATATTGCATCTAAATTATTTTTGAAAAATATTGAGTTTATTTTTGATTTATATCTTTATAATGAGAATCCAATTTATTCAAATTTAGAAGAAGTAATAAATATTCAAAAAAAGACTGGAATAAAGACAAGCAGTATATGTGCAGATTTCTTTATGAATGCGCCAATCCAAAGTGCTAATAGAGAAGAAAAGATTATCTTTCAAAAAATTCTTTCAAGATTAATTATTAATTTATCAAAATTAGGGGGTTCAGATATAGTTATTCCATTTGTGGATAATTCCAAATTAAAAACTAAAATAGATAGAGAAAAAGTTATTGAATTTTTAAATTCGTTTGAAGAAATTTGTTCTGATAATAATATTAACCTTTCTCTAGAAACTGATTTAGAACCAGAAAATTTTAGAGATTTTATAGATAAATTTGATAATGATTTTATTACTATTAATTATGATTCAGGTAATAGTGCTTCATTAGGATATTCAATTTTTGAAGAATTAAATATATTAGGCAATAAAATTACAAATATTCATATAAAAGATAGATTACTAAATGGATTTTCTGTCGAATTAGGGAAAGGTAATGCTAATCTAAAGTTCTTAAAGAAATTCATAATTGAGAATAATTATAATGGTGTTATTACTTTCCAAGCATATAGAGACACAGAAGGTATTTCAATTTTCAAAAAGCAATATCAATATTTCTTAGACTTAAAAATATGA
- a CDS encoding acylneuraminate cytidylyltransferase family protein, which produces MKFVAILLARGGSKGIPKKNLLKINKIPLISFTIRQCFSAGIEEIYTSSDDDEILSVARDEGSKLIKRPLDIAHDCSTSESAWLHAIDNIDNLDDSNDWIFAPQLTSPIRETFDIKNGLEIASSNKYDSIFSAVELNDFLIWKNENNKLEPINYDFQKRLRRQDIKVNNYLENGSFYLFKPCGIKKFNNRLYGRIGICKMDKLKMFQIDHYSDIFIVEKILQKLNIK; this is translated from the coding sequence ATGAAGTTTGTTGCAATTCTTTTGGCCAGAGGAGGATCCAAAGGGATTCCAAAGAAAAATCTTTTAAAAATAAATAAAATTCCTTTAATTAGTTTTACTATAAGACAGTGTTTTAGTGCAGGTATAGAAGAAATTTATACAAGTTCTGATGATGATGAAATCTTATCTGTTGCGAGAGATGAAGGTTCTAAATTAATTAAAAGGCCCTTAGATATTGCCCATGATTGTTCTACATCAGAATCGGCTTGGTTACATGCTATTGATAATATTGACAATTTAGATGATAGCAATGACTGGATATTTGCCCCTCAATTAACATCTCCAATTAGAGAAACATTTGACATTAAGAATGGACTAGAAATTGCAAGCAGTAATAAATATGATTCAATATTTTCGGCTGTAGAATTAAATGACTTTTTAATCTGGAAAAATGAAAATAATAAATTGGAGCCAATAAATTATGACTTTCAAAAACGACTAAGAAGGCAAGATATTAAGGTAAATAATTATCTAGAAAATGGCTCTTTTTATTTATTTAAACCTTGTGGCATAAAAAAATTTAATAATAGGCTTTATGGAAGAATAGGGATATGTAAAATGGACAAATTAAAAATGTTCCAAATAGATCACTATAGTGATATTTTTATTGTAGAAAAAATCTTGCAGAAACTCAATATCAAATAA
- a CDS encoding SDR family oxidoreductase produces the protein MFSVKNKRVLVVGASRGIGLEISIKLKEGKADILGIARSDINADFNYLRVDISNNKDILYLNKYIEQNNLFFDGIVVNSAISQSPKTFDNKENTSNKQKFTQNPRKFELINNINLISVYELLYTVSPYISKDASIIFISSIGSELGFPGNPGYQTSKAGINALVRALAVDLSRDRIRVNHLNLGYINAPMSKDSYNDKKMNKERSERTILKRWGSIEDVIGPVIFLLSNESSYITGTGINVDGGWLSKGL, from the coding sequence ATGTTTTCTGTAAAAAATAAACGTGTATTAGTCGTGGGGGCCTCTAGGGGGATTGGTCTTGAAATATCAATCAAATTGAAAGAGGGAAAAGCTGATATTCTTGGAATTGCTAGGTCTGATATAAATGCTGATTTTAATTATCTAAGAGTTGATATCTCAAACAATAAAGATATCTTATATTTAAATAAATATATCGAGCAAAATAACTTATTTTTTGATGGAATTGTCGTAAATTCAGCAATAAGTCAATCTCCCAAAACATTTGATAATAAAGAAAACACTTCTAATAAGCAGAAATTTACACAAAACCCTAGGAAGTTTGAATTAATTAATAATATAAATCTAATTTCTGTTTATGAACTTCTATATACTGTAAGTCCTTATATTTCGAAAGATGCTTCAATTATTTTTATCTCTAGTATTGGTTCTGAATTGGGATTCCCAGGGAATCCTGGATACCAAACATCAAAAGCAGGAATAAACGCCTTAGTGAGAGCATTAGCTGTAGATTTATCTAGAGATAGAATAAGAGTGAACCATTTAAATTTAGGATATATAAATGCACCAATGAGTAAGGATTCATACAATGATAAAAAAATGAATAAAGAAAGAAGTGAAAGAACAATCCTAAAAAGGTGGGGCTCTATAGAAGATGTAATAGGACCAGTAATTTTTTTATTATCTAATGAAAGTAGCTATATCACTGGAACAGGTATAAATGTTGATGGTGGGTGGTTATCAAAAGGATTATGA
- a CDS encoding SDR family NAD(P)-dependent oxidoreductase gives MNLDLKDKFIIIAGGLGGIGLETVKDLISEGAEISILTQNESKYIEYSKYFDVHLLDYESEDSIKATFEFLMKNRKPSGFISFVGTGRSSNNAFQNKDDVIKMWQVNYFANRLLAKIFVESTRKIFGDPKNSDYFITLTASIASNLFINCPTEYSVSKIALVRLCKDLSWKLAPYYRVNCISPGNIFFKGGTWDRIQKEGKIDIDELLKTKVPSRRFGTPSDISKFAVFLSSPLASFINGSCIKIDGGQSTYT, from the coding sequence ATGAATTTAGATTTAAAAGATAAATTTATAATAATAGCTGGAGGACTTGGGGGTATTGGTCTAGAAACTGTAAAAGACTTAATTTCTGAAGGTGCAGAAATTTCAATATTAACTCAAAATGAATCAAAATATATTGAATATTCAAAATACTTTGATGTACATTTATTGGATTACGAATCAGAAGATTCTATTAAAGCCACCTTTGAATTTTTAATGAAAAACAGAAAGCCATCAGGGTTTATATCTTTTGTTGGTACTGGTAGATCGTCTAATAATGCTTTTCAAAATAAAGATGATGTTATCAAGATGTGGCAAGTTAACTATTTTGCCAACAGATTATTGGCAAAAATTTTTGTAGAGTCTACACGAAAAATTTTTGGAGATCCAAAAAATTCGGATTACTTTATTACTCTAACTGCATCAATAGCATCTAACCTTTTTATTAATTGCCCAACTGAATATTCAGTTTCAAAAATTGCATTAGTGAGATTATGCAAAGATTTATCTTGGAAATTAGCCCCTTACTATAGAGTAAATTGCATTTCTCCAGGTAATATTTTCTTTAAAGGTGGTACGTGGGACAGAATACAAAAAGAAGGTAAAATTGATATTGATGAACTATTAAAAACAAAAGTTCCATCCAGAAGATTTGGAACCCCATCTGATATATCTAAATTTGCAGTATTTTTATCATCTCCCTTAGCATCATTTATAAATGGTTCATGTATTAAAATTGATGGTGGCCAATCAACTTATACTTAG
- a CDS encoding SDR family oxidoreductase, which yields MKNFDLKEGYYIVTGGLGLLGKQHCEAISKFGGTPIIIDINHLEFQDFYRYLLKKYNKKAVLFENDITNEKSVKEVVDKCKALDYKIHGLINNAARDPKVTEGGLKNKNRLEIFPIEEWNKDLSVGLTGAYLCTKYFGSYMNKNYGGAIVNISSDLGLIAPNQELYKEDTLNSENQPVKPVTYSVVKSGLIGLTRYTATYWPKKVRCNCLCPGGVYNHQNESFLNKVSNLIPMGRLANKDEYMPAIVFMLSEASSYMNGAILSIDGGRSTW from the coding sequence TTGAAAAATTTTGATTTAAAAGAAGGTTACTATATTGTTACCGGCGGTCTTGGATTACTGGGGAAACAACATTGTGAAGCTATAAGTAAATTCGGTGGTACCCCAATAATAATTGACATAAACCACTTAGAATTTCAAGATTTTTATAGGTATTTATTAAAAAAATATAACAAAAAGGCAGTTTTATTTGAGAATGATATTACGAATGAAAAATCGGTTAAAGAAGTTGTTGATAAATGCAAAGCCTTAGATTATAAGATACATGGCTTGATTAATAATGCCGCTAGAGATCCCAAAGTTACTGAAGGTGGGCTTAAAAATAAAAACAGATTGGAAATATTTCCTATAGAAGAGTGGAACAAAGATTTATCTGTAGGTTTAACAGGCGCATATCTATGTACTAAATATTTTGGATCTTATATGAATAAAAATTATGGAGGAGCAATTGTAAATATTTCTTCCGACTTAGGCTTGATAGCACCTAATCAAGAACTTTATAAAGAAGATACACTTAATTCTGAAAATCAGCCTGTAAAACCAGTTACATATTCAGTAGTTAAAAGTGGTCTAATTGGCTTAACAAGATATACTGCTACCTATTGGCCCAAAAAAGTAAGGTGCAATTGTTTATGTCCAGGGGGAGTTTACAATCACCAAAATGAGTCCTTCTTGAATAAGGTTTCTAATTTAATTCCAATGGGAAGACTTGCTAATAAAGATGAATATATGCCCGCTATTGTATTCATGTTAAGCGAAGCTTCTTCATATATGAATGGCGCCATTTTATCAATTGACGGTGGGCGATCTACCTGGTAA